A region from the Phycisphaerales bacterium genome encodes:
- a CDS encoding heavy metal translocating P-type ATPase produces MSGVMSRVPGDTGGRPEVDITNERRGAGRVASGMFTPKGELRAAIAAGVLLGAGYVLTHVGALARVGEGLYWTSLLIGMVFGGRAAWHAIRSRKVDIDVLMVVAAGLAAYIGHPEEGALLLFLFVLSGALEDLAMARTQREIESLHTLMPKGAMVLRDGAWVEVDAQTLVAGERVKVRPGERVPADCVVVQGESSMDQSAMTGEAMPRHVVEGDELYAGTINTDDPLEARVLRGVSESSLQKILNLVTTAREQREPVQRVIDRVNEPYAVGVLVVSALVVLVWRYGVGQSWTEAATTAITLLIVASPCALVIATPTATLAGIARGARGGVLFKGGQSIERLSGMKAVCFDKTGTLTVGRPRVYEVHPVGWSDGKELLALAAGLEADSTHPIAVAVRESAAMRGIAPVVFDRVDHTTAKGLRGVHGGVEVRLGSAAFVRESIPECFRARVDEVLSRVRARGHIAVVVTRGGAEGSGGGSGEAAVVIMADAVREGAGEMIEELHAMGVRPVRMLTGDHRETASRVASRLGIDLVDAELLPEDKLRIVETMQREHGSVGVIGDGVNDAPALAAASVSIGIGAIGTAAALESADIVLLSDNLRTVPWAVRLARSVRRRVAFNLSLALGVIVVMSIATLVLSYLGRPIDVGWGVVAHEGGTLAVVLNSLWLLRFPGLGRAIACGRGMAAGKPAGNAVLVGAR; encoded by the coding sequence ATGAGCGGCGTGATGTCGCGAGTGCCGGGTGATACAGGCGGACGGCCCGAGGTGGACATCACCAACGAGCGGCGCGGGGCGGGGCGTGTGGCGTCGGGGATGTTCACACCAAAGGGTGAGTTGCGCGCGGCGATTGCGGCGGGGGTTCTGCTGGGCGCGGGGTATGTGCTGACGCATGTGGGCGCGTTGGCGCGCGTCGGCGAGGGGTTGTACTGGACGAGTCTGTTGATCGGGATGGTCTTCGGCGGACGGGCGGCGTGGCACGCGATCCGGTCGAGGAAGGTGGATATTGATGTATTGATGGTGGTGGCGGCGGGGCTGGCGGCGTATATCGGGCACCCCGAAGAAGGGGCGCTCCTGCTCTTTCTGTTCGTGCTGTCGGGGGCGCTCGAGGATCTCGCGATGGCGCGGACGCAGCGCGAGATCGAGTCGTTGCACACGCTGATGCCCAAGGGGGCGATGGTGCTGCGCGATGGGGCGTGGGTGGAGGTGGACGCGCAGACGCTTGTGGCGGGGGAGCGGGTGAAGGTTCGGCCTGGGGAGCGCGTGCCGGCGGATTGTGTGGTGGTGCAGGGCGAGTCGTCGATGGATCAGAGCGCGATGACGGGGGAGGCGATGCCGCGGCACGTGGTAGAGGGGGATGAGTTGTACGCGGGGACAATCAACACGGATGATCCCCTGGAGGCGAGGGTGCTGCGGGGGGTGTCGGAGTCGAGCCTGCAGAAGATTCTCAATCTGGTGACGACGGCCCGGGAGCAGCGAGAGCCGGTGCAGCGGGTGATCGATCGGGTGAACGAGCCGTATGCCGTGGGCGTGCTGGTGGTGTCGGCGCTGGTGGTGCTGGTGTGGCGGTATGGGGTGGGCCAGAGTTGGACGGAGGCGGCGACGACGGCGATCACGCTCTTGATTGTGGCGTCGCCGTGTGCGCTGGTGATCGCGACGCCGACGGCGACGCTGGCGGGGATCGCTCGCGGCGCGCGTGGGGGCGTGCTGTTCAAGGGCGGGCAGTCGATCGAGCGGCTGAGCGGGATGAAAGCGGTGTGCTTCGACAAGACGGGGACACTGACGGTGGGGCGGCCCCGGGTGTATGAGGTGCATCCGGTGGGGTGGTCGGATGGGAAGGAGTTGCTGGCGCTGGCGGCGGGTCTGGAGGCGGATTCGACGCACCCGATCGCGGTGGCGGTGCGTGAGAGCGCGGCGATGCGCGGGATCGCGCCGGTGGTGTTCGATCGCGTGGACCACACGACGGCGAAGGGGCTGCGCGGTGTTCATGGGGGCGTTGAGGTGCGACTGGGGAGCGCCGCGTTTGTGCGCGAGTCGATCCCCGAGTGCTTCCGGGCACGGGTCGACGAGGTGCTGTCGCGTGTGCGGGCGCGGGGGCACATCGCGGTGGTGGTGACGCGGGGTGGCGCGGAAGGGAGCGGGGGGGGGAGCGGGGAGGCGGCGGTGGTCATCATGGCGGATGCCGTGCGCGAGGGGGCGGGGGAGATGATCGAGGAGTTGCATGCGATGGGGGTTCGGCCGGTGCGGATGCTGACGGGGGATCACCGGGAGACGGCGTCGCGGGTGGCGTCGCGGCTGGGGATCGACCTCGTGGACGCGGAGTTATTGCCCGAGGACAAACTGCGGATCGTGGAGACGATGCAGCGCGAGCACGGGTCGGTCGGTGTGATCGGGGATGGCGTGAACGACGCGCCGGCGCTGGCGGCGGCGAGCGTGTCGATCGGGATCGGGGCGATCGGGACGGCGGCGGCGCTCGAGTCGGCGGACATCGTGCTGCTCTCGGACAACCTGAGGACGGTGCCCTGGGCGGTGCGGCTGGCGCGGTCGGTGCGAAGGCGCGTGGCGTTCAACCTTTCGCTGGCGCTGGGGGTGATCGTGGTGATGTCGATCGCGACGCTGGTGCTGTCGTACCTTGGGCG
- a CDS encoding sigma-70 family RNA polymerase sigma factor has product MKRRSEPDMSSEGESASLGGDGSMEIHAAAAVAGDARALEAVWGQHRRWVAAILLAHKPRWADVDDLLQEVAMSLVRKVGEIRDPSAIRPWLRTVAVNAARAAARPGKHRGQSAGTANDETVRPGVTTGLTADQTPPPERLADEQVGRRLMELSQQLAEGYREPLLLKAVQGLSYREIGRILGLPETTVETRIARARRQLRELAASEKLGAGEG; this is encoded by the coding sequence GTGAAACGACGAAGTGAGCCGGACATGTCGTCGGAGGGTGAGTCGGCGTCGCTGGGAGGCGATGGGTCGATGGAGATCCATGCTGCCGCGGCGGTGGCGGGGGATGCCCGCGCGTTGGAGGCGGTGTGGGGTCAGCATCGGCGGTGGGTGGCGGCGATTCTGTTGGCGCACAAGCCGCGTTGGGCGGATGTGGACGACCTGTTGCAAGAGGTCGCGATGTCGCTGGTACGGAAGGTGGGGGAGATCCGCGATCCGTCGGCGATCCGGCCGTGGCTTCGGACGGTGGCGGTGAACGCGGCGAGGGCGGCGGCGCGGCCTGGGAAGCATCGGGGTCAGAGCGCGGGGACGGCGAACGACGAGACGGTCCGTCCTGGAGTGACGACGGGGTTGACCGCAGATCAGACGCCGCCGCCGGAGCGCTTGGCGGATGAGCAGGTGGGTCGGCGATTGATGGAGTTGTCGCAGCAGTTGGCGGAGGGGTATCGCGAGCCGTTGCTTTTGAAGGCGGTGCAGGGTCTGTCGTACCGGGAGATCGGGCGGATTCTGGGACTGCCCGAGACGACGGTGGAGACTCGGATTGCGCGGGCACGACGGCAGTTGCGCGAGTTGGCGGCGTCCGAGAAACTGGGTGCGGGAGAGGGGTGA
- a CDS encoding preprotein translocase subunit TatC gives MPPATRTNSMTLGEHLNELRRRLIVSILGLIPILILAMVFGQKLLALLLAPAQEALREHNFPGALQTTSPLELFFTYFNVSLIAAVVVGSPWLLFQLWLFVSPGLHHHERRYVYFLIPLSTALTALGILFLFKVILPFAMTFFVTFGSDMGARHATTAPLPPGIVLPSIPILDADPPDPQPGQQWINRPLTALRIASTTSDAKPEIYSVPLTREVGVVQQYRVAEYIRLLLMLSLAFALGFQLPVVILLLGWARLINIAALKKYRKYALFACAIVAAFITPGDPTSMIAMWIPLYLLYELGIALLRFFPAHKVAGKPAPIDRMLTAEPEDIREKSDAADE, from the coding sequence ATGCCCCCCGCCACACGCACCAACTCCATGACCCTCGGCGAGCACCTCAATGAACTCCGCCGTCGTCTCATAGTCTCCATCCTCGGCCTCATCCCCATCCTCATCCTCGCGATGGTCTTTGGCCAGAAACTCCTCGCCCTCCTCCTCGCCCCTGCCCAGGAGGCCCTCCGCGAGCACAACTTCCCCGGCGCCCTCCAGACCACCAGCCCCCTCGAACTCTTCTTCACCTACTTCAACGTCAGCCTCATCGCCGCCGTCGTCGTCGGCAGCCCCTGGCTCCTCTTCCAACTCTGGCTCTTCGTCTCTCCAGGCCTCCACCACCACGAGCGCCGATACGTCTACTTCCTCATCCCTCTCTCCACCGCCCTCACCGCTCTGGGCATCCTCTTCCTCTTCAAGGTCATCCTCCCCTTTGCCATGACCTTCTTCGTCACCTTCGGCTCCGACATGGGCGCACGACACGCCACTACCGCCCCGCTCCCGCCCGGCATCGTCCTCCCCTCTATCCCCATCCTCGACGCCGATCCACCCGACCCACAGCCCGGCCAGCAATGGATCAACCGCCCCCTCACCGCCCTCCGCATCGCCTCCACAACCTCCGACGCCAAACCCGAGATCTACTCCGTCCCCCTCACACGCGAGGTCGGTGTCGTCCAGCAGTACCGTGTCGCCGAGTACATCCGACTCCTCCTCATGCTCTCCCTCGCCTTCGCCCTGGGGTTCCAACTCCCCGTCGTCATCCTCCTCCTCGGCTGGGCGCGCCTCATCAACATCGCGGCACTCAAGAAATACCGAAAGTACGCCCTCTTCGCCTGCGCCATCGTCGCCGCCTTCATCACGCCCGGCGATCCCACCTCCATGATCGCCATGTGGATCCCCCTCTATCTCCTCTACGAACTCGGCATCGCCCTCCTCCGCTTCTTCCCCGCCCACAAAGTCGCGGGCAAACCCGCACCCATCGACCGCATGCTCACCGCCGAACCCGAAGACATCCGCGAAAAATCAGACGCCGCCGACGAATAG
- a CDS encoding nucleoside deaminase, translating to MARALTLARHAAAQGEVPVGAILYQTSTSTILAEGFNQREMDHDPSAHAEHLAIVAAAKAQHDWRLEDTTLVVTLEPCAMCAGLIVNARIPRLVFGTRDPKAGMVRSLATLCDDPRLNHRAAIIEGVMQDECAKVLSDFFRALRARPRSS from the coding sequence ATGGCCCGCGCCCTCACCCTCGCCCGCCACGCCGCGGCCCAGGGCGAGGTCCCCGTCGGCGCCATCCTCTACCAAACCTCAACATCCACCATCCTCGCCGAAGGCTTCAACCAGCGCGAAATGGACCATGATCCCTCCGCCCACGCCGAGCATCTCGCCATCGTCGCCGCCGCCAAAGCACAGCACGACTGGCGCCTCGAGGACACCACCCTCGTCGTCACCCTCGAGCCCTGCGCCATGTGCGCCGGCCTCATCGTCAACGCCCGCATCCCGCGCCTCGTCTTCGGCACGCGCGACCCCAAGGCCGGCATGGTCCGGTCCCTCGCCACCCTCTGCGACGACCCGCGCCTCAATCACCGCGCCGCCATCATCGAGGGCGTCATGCAGGACGAGTGCGCCAAAGTCCTCAGCGACTTCTTCCGCGCCCTTCGTGCCCGTCCACGATCGTCCTGA
- a CDS encoding PDZ domain-containing protein: MSAMVDTSIKSKAMAAMLAVGIAAGMAMAAGEPAGGTSGGPKLSGGFDQPLHGARDGARESSRDSMSRSSMMFVQDINGKKVTLKIEDGVTTATVDGKAVPADRIKREGDRVRILDESGAEIASFSVVAGLDRLGGAAPFAGGMSGGARGGEGNWMPLDQLAMVKPPKAMLGITMSDPAEGEGVVVDSVLEGLPASKAGLKVGDVVVAVDGQRVASQGEMREILQGKDAGDDVSLRVLRGEESKVLTVRLEAYSRDKLWTKEFNPARPRLSAKTEGKDRAWFDEQLRALDRAMEEIKKSQSLDTLRNKSGETIEAAKKALEEARQKLVESLEKGPDWSEFGDEMSESMRRLLGPNGDVFVMRAPAPAAGAEGMVADDSNRLAGSLDRLADQMERLEKRMASIEKRLAEQEKKGARE; this comes from the coding sequence ATGAGCGCGATGGTGGACACGAGCATAAAGTCGAAGGCGATGGCAGCGATGTTGGCGGTGGGAATCGCTGCGGGAATGGCGATGGCTGCGGGCGAGCCCGCGGGCGGCACGAGCGGCGGGCCGAAGTTGTCGGGCGGGTTCGATCAGCCGCTGCATGGTGCACGGGATGGTGCGCGCGAGTCGTCGCGTGACTCGATGTCGCGCTCGAGCATGATGTTCGTGCAGGACATCAACGGGAAGAAGGTCACGCTGAAGATCGAGGATGGCGTGACGACGGCGACGGTGGATGGGAAGGCCGTGCCCGCGGATCGGATCAAGCGCGAGGGCGATCGGGTTCGGATTCTGGATGAATCCGGGGCGGAGATCGCGTCGTTTTCTGTTGTGGCGGGGTTAGATCGATTGGGAGGCGCGGCGCCCTTTGCGGGCGGGATGTCGGGTGGGGCTCGCGGCGGCGAGGGGAACTGGATGCCGCTGGATCAGTTGGCGATGGTGAAGCCGCCCAAGGCGATGCTGGGGATCACGATGAGTGACCCGGCGGAGGGCGAGGGCGTGGTGGTGGACAGCGTGCTGGAAGGGCTGCCGGCGTCGAAGGCGGGGCTCAAGGTCGGCGACGTGGTGGTGGCAGTGGACGGACAGCGTGTGGCGAGCCAGGGGGAGATGCGGGAGATCCTTCAGGGGAAGGACGCCGGGGATGATGTTTCGCTGAGGGTCCTTCGTGGGGAAGAGTCGAAAGTCCTGACGGTGCGGCTTGAGGCGTACTCGCGCGACAAGTTGTGGACCAAGGAGTTCAATCCGGCGAGGCCGAGGCTCTCGGCGAAGACGGAGGGGAAGGATCGCGCGTGGTTCGATGAGCAACTCAGGGCGCTGGACCGGGCGATGGAGGAGATCAAGAAGAGCCAGAGCCTTGACACGCTAAGGAACAAGTCCGGCGAGACGATCGAGGCGGCGAAGAAGGCTCTTGAAGAGGCGCGACAGAAACTCGTCGAGAGTTTGGAGAAGGGTCCCGACTGGTCGGAGTTTGGCGACGAGATGAGCGAGTCGATGCGTCGCTTGCTCGGGCCGAATGGCGATGTGTTTGTGATGCGTGCTCCGGCGCCGGCGGCGGGCGCGGAGGGGATGGTCGCGGACGACTCGAATCGGCTCGCGGGCTCTTTGGACCGGCTCGCGGATCAGATGGAGCGGCTGGAGAAGCGGATGGCGTCGATCGAGAAGCGGCTTGCCGAGCAGGAGAAGAAGGGCGCGCGGGAGTAG
- a CDS encoding AAA family ATPase, which yields MLMAVFCRGHAVVVGVPGLAKTLLISTIARTLSLKFSRIQFTPDLMPSDITGTEVIQEDKSTGHRELRFVHGPVFANVILADEINRTPPKTQAALLEAMQERQVTVGGIRHELPSPFFVLATQNPIDQEGTYPLPEAQLDRFMFEIDIRYPSAAEELEIVRRSSARSSAPVEAVLDELGIRRIQQCVREIPVPDHVIEYSLRLVRATRVKEAMDGGRVRPKLVHDYVAWGAGPRASEFLVRAGQALAAIRGDGHVTVDHIRSIVRPVLRHRLMTNFNAEADQVSVDTIIDGLVKDTPVEGSSASERRLMDTAMR from the coding sequence ATGCTGATGGCGGTCTTCTGCCGGGGGCACGCGGTGGTGGTGGGCGTGCCTGGGCTGGCGAAGACGCTCTTGATCTCGACGATCGCGAGGACGCTGTCGTTGAAGTTCTCGCGGATCCAGTTCACGCCCGACCTGATGCCGAGCGACATCACGGGGACGGAGGTGATCCAGGAGGACAAGTCGACGGGGCATCGGGAGTTGCGGTTTGTGCACGGGCCGGTGTTCGCGAACGTGATCTTGGCGGACGAGATCAACCGCACGCCCCCGAAGACGCAGGCGGCGCTCCTTGAGGCGATGCAGGAGCGTCAGGTGACGGTGGGCGGCATACGGCACGAGTTGCCCTCGCCGTTCTTCGTGCTGGCGACGCAGAACCCGATCGATCAGGAGGGGACGTATCCGCTTCCTGAGGCGCAGTTGGACCGGTTCATGTTCGAGATCGACATCCGGTATCCGTCGGCGGCGGAGGAGTTGGAGATCGTGCGGCGGTCGTCGGCGCGGTCGTCGGCGCCTGTGGAGGCGGTGCTGGACGAGTTGGGGATTCGGCGGATCCAGCAGTGCGTGCGCGAGATTCCTGTGCCGGACCATGTGATCGAGTACTCGTTGCGGCTGGTTCGGGCGACGCGCGTGAAGGAGGCGATGGACGGCGGGCGCGTGAGGCCGAAGTTGGTGCACGACTATGTGGCGTGGGGTGCGGGACCTCGGGCGAGCGAGTTTTTGGTGCGGGCCGGGCAGGCGCTGGCGGCGATTCGTGGCGACGGGCACGTGACGGTGGATCACATCCGGTCGATCGTGAGGCCCGTGCTGCGCCATCGCTTGATGACGAACTTCAATGCCGAGGCGGACCAGGTGTCGGTGGACACGATCATCGACGGATTGGTGAAGGACACGCCGGTGGAGGGATCGTCGGCGTCGGAGCGACGGCTGATGGACACGGCGATGCGATGA